The Vitis riparia cultivar Riparia Gloire de Montpellier isolate 1030 chromosome 10, EGFV_Vit.rip_1.0, whole genome shotgun sequence genome includes a region encoding these proteins:
- the LOC117924278 gene encoding lysine-specific demethylase JMJ25-like, which translates to MGDDGSSGSPDGGSERKPPRSEEAPENGGGEEEVLRVEEDGGVVPKKRRGRKPGKKAEVKRKGKGSGVGGCSEGGGGPTRKRGRSKKDVKIGENVDLAAEKGGENGEKGVGSGGSGDEGGGKAGEDVESGENQDMQIAEGANGGEGLQNCGREDEGSEKAGEDVKSGDYEDLLAEKSREKDEKGKSGSGNESSEAQEDLKQVEIEDVLMEKSGEGGEKGKETNSSENVGVLVRRRGRKPKSVILQEIEQNENGIERGVDENGGVTSRRCSLRPRKEVKLVGNYDLQIEKDEEDGEENVESGVSDDGVAVKKRGKKKVKKGRKMGGIGDEDKQPSVKRQRGRTRTKKEDFGDKDSMAVKGEESDDLDTEDGDEMTRRGPKKKRGKKSTKGPAVPKNDMKTEDFGNENGEENSSKNETEPRTITQKRKKSKDEALGKLDDEKEKEPSERSLMSDGYCLRAPKAQSSVPQQLSRKEKMDPKWIEEVSLMCHQCQRNDKGRVVRCRKCKRKRFCIPCLETWYPHMSEEAIAESCPFCSGNCNCKACLRCDGSLKKMAELDYLKMKLSDEEKFKHSRYLLQAVVPFLKQFNQEQMLEKEIEAKIQGLSPSELKIQRVVCNKNERAYCDNCRTSIVDFHRSCPNCSYDLCLICCREIRDGHLQGGEEEVIVHVDSPGLGYLHGDKSRFPESSRRKRKLNFPANAKDHAKSMSGWEANKNGSIPCPPKNLGGCGQGLLELRCMLEENFVLGLIMEAEEIASSNKLMDISGNPQQCCSCLNFADDNDTDNSKLRKGASRDDSSDNYLYCPKATDIQDEDLKHFQWHWLRGEPIIVRDVLENTSGLSWEPMVMWRAFRQITNTNHAQHLEVTAMDCLDWCEVAVNIHQFFKGYSAGRFDSYKWPQILKLKDWPPSTLFKERLPRHHAEFVSCLPFKDYTHPFDGILNLAVKLPKGSLQPDLGPKTYIAYGVAQELGRGDSVTKLHCDMSDAVNVLTHTAEATLPSDNLAEIEKLKAQHSAQDQEEHLEDSQTKNQDVEEKQPSPSSGPQSISGGSEKNEEAEVGQDGSKKISGPSAISGNRLAGEKPAEGGALWDIFRRQDVPKLQEYLKKHFRQFRHIHCFPLQQVVHPIHDQTFYLTLEHKRKLKDEYGIEPWTFVQNLGDAVFIPAGCPHQVRNLKSCIKVAVDFVSPENVGECVRLTEEFRTLPQNHRAKEDKLEVKKMVIHAVHNALKILNPQKTVEITGPEKKVKKTRRKKSRTRG; encoded by the exons ATGGGGGACGACGGAAGCTCTGGTTCGCCGGATGGAGGGAGTGAGAGGAAGCCTCCGAGGTCGGAGGAAGCACCGGAGAATGGCGGAGGAGAAGAGGAGGTTCTGAGGGTGGAAGAAGACGGAGGAGTTGTGCCGAAGAAGAGGCGTGGGCGGAAGCCGGGGAAGAAGGCGGAAGTGAAGAGGAAAGGGAAAGGAAGTGGTGTTGGTGGTTGTTCTGAAGGTGGAGGAGGTCCGACGAGGAAGCGCGGTCGGTCTAAGAAGGATGTGAAAATTGGGGAGAATGTGGATTTGGCGGCGGAGAAGGGCGGCGAAAATGGCGAGAAAGGCGTGGGAAGTGGTGGTTCTGGAGATGAAGGAGGTGGAAAAGCTGGAGAAGATGTAGAATCGGGAGAAAATCAGGATATGCAGATTGCGGAGGGAGCAAATGGTGGGGAAGGCCTTCAAAACTGTGGTCGTGAAGACGAAGGAAGTGAAAAAGCTGGAGAAGATGTGAAATCTGGGGATTATGAGGATTTGCTGGCGGAGAAAAGTAGAGAAAAAGATGAGAAAGGCAAAAGTGGTAGTGGGAATGAAAGTTCAGAAGCTCAAGAAGATTTAAAACAAGTGGAAATTGAGGATGTTTTGATGGAGAAAAGTGGAGAAGGAGGTGAGAAAGGCAAAGAAACTAATAGTTCTGAAAATGTTGGAGTCTTGGTGAGGAGGCGCGGCCGAAAACCAAAAAGTGTGATATTGCAGGAGATTGAGCAAAACGAGAATGGGATAGAGAGGGGTGTTGATGAAAATGGAGGTGTTACCTCAAGGAGGTGTAGCCTAAGGCCAAGAAAAGAAGTGAAATTAGTGGGAAATTATGATCTCCAGATTgagaaagatgaagaagatggtGAAGAAAACGTAGAAAGTGGGGTTTCAGATGATGGAGTTGCGGTAAAGAAGAGAGgtaaaaaaaaggtgaaaaaaggTAGGAAAATGGGTGGCATTGGTGATGAAGATAAACAACCTTCTGTGAAGAGGCAACGGGGAAGAACTAGAACAAAGAAGGAAGATTTTGGAGACAAGGATTCAATGGCAGTGAAAGGTGAAGAAAGTGATGATTTAGACACTGAAGATGGTGATGAGATGACTCGAAGAGGACCTAAGAAGAAGAGAgggaaaaagagtacaaaaGGGCCTGCGGTTCCTAAGAATGATATGAAAACTGAGGattttggaaatgaaaatgGTGAAGAAAACTCTTCCAAGAACGAGACTGAGCCAAGGACAATCACACAGAAGAGAAAGAAGTCAAAAGATGAAGCATTGGGGAAGTTGGATGATGAGAAGGAGAAAGAGCCCTCAGAAAGGAGCTTGATGAGTGATGGTTATTGCCTGAGGGCTCCCAAAGCTCAGTCTTCAGTACCTCAACAACTTTCACGTAAGGAGAAGATGGATCCAAAA TGGATTGAAGAGGTGTCTTTAATGTGCCATCAATGTCAGAGAAATGACAAAGGAAGAGTTGTCCGCTGCCGAAAATGCAAGAGGAAGCGATTTTGTATCCCCTGCTTAGAAACTTG GTATCCTCACATGTCAGAGGAGGCAATTGCTGAGTCTTGCCCGTTTTGTAGTGGGAACTGCAATTGCAAAGCATGCTTAAGATGTGATGGATCCCTTAAA AAAATGGCTGAACTGGACTATTTGAAAATGAAGCTCAGTGATGAGGAGAAATTTAAGCACTCTAGGTATTTGCTACAAGCAGTTGTCCcgtttttgaaacaatttaatCAAGAACAGATGCTTGAGAAGGAGATTGAGGCTAAGATACAAG GATTATCTCCATCAGAGCTAAAGATACAGCGTGTAGTTTGCAACAAGAATGAGCGTGCATACTG TGACAACTGTAGAACTTCTATTGTTGACTTCCACAGAAGCTGTCCCAACTGTTCTTATGACCTCTGCCTTATTTGCTGCCGGGAGATTCGTGATGGCCACCTGCAGGGAGGTGAGGAGGAAGTGATTGTGCATGTTGACTCCCCAGGACTAGGCTACTTGCATGGTGATAAGTCTAGATTTCCTGAGTCTTcaaggagaaagagaaaattgaattttcctGCTAATGCTAAGGATCATGCTAAGTCAATGTCTGGGTGGGAAGCAAATAAAAATGGTAGCATCCCTTGCCCTCCAAAGAACTTGGGTGGTTGTGGGCAGGGACTACTAGAATTGAGATGTATGTTAgaggaaaattttgttttgggtTTGATAATGGAAGCGGAAGAAATAGCAAGCAGTAACAAACTTATGGATATTTCTGGAAACCCTCAACAGTGTTGCTCGTGTTTGAACTTTGCGGATGACAATGACACTGACAACAGTAAGTTAAGAAAAGGAGCTTCCCGAGATGATTCCAGTGATAACTATTTGTACTGCCCAAAAGCCACTGATATTCAGGATGAGGATTTAAAGCATTTCCAGTGGCATTGGCTCAGAGGCGAGCCAATAATTGTAAGAGATGTACTTGAAAATACATCTGGTCTGAGTTGGGAGCCAATGGTCATGTGGCGTGCATTTCGTCAGATTACAAATACCAATCATGCTCAACATTTGGAAGTGACAGCCATGGATTGCTTGGATTGGTGTGAG GTAGCAGTTaatattcatcaattttttaaaggatattCGGCTGGTCGGTTTGATAGTTATAAGTGGCCTCAGATACTTAAATTGAAAGACTGGCCACCCTCTACTTTATTCAAGGAGCGCTTACCGCGCCATCATGCTGAATTTGTTAGCTGCCTTCCGTTTAAGGATTATACACATCCATTTGATGGCATTCTCAATCTTGCTGTCAAATTGCCAAAAGGGAGTCTACAGCCAGACTTGGGGCCCAAGACATATATAGCATATGGAGTTGCTCAGGAGCTGGGTCGTGGAGACTCTGTAACAAAGCTTCATTGTGATATGTCTGATGCA GTTAATGTTTTAACTCATACTGCTGAGGCAACCCTTCCATCTGATAATCTGGCTGAAATAGAAAAGTTGAAAGCACAGCATAGTGCTCAAGATCAGGAGGAGCATCTGGAAGATAGTCAGACAAAAAACCAAGATGTTGAGGAGAAGCAACCGTCACCATCCAGTGGTCCCCAAAGTATATCAGGAGGTTCTGAAAAGAATGAAGAAGCAGAAGTGGGTCAAGATGGAAGTAAGAAGATTAGTGGACCTTCTGCAATTTCAGGAAATAGGTTGGCAGGGGAGAAACCTGCAGAGGGAGGTGCTCTTTGGGACATTTTCCGTCGACAAGATGTTCCTAAGCTGCAGGAATATCTTAAGAAGCACTTTAGGCAATTCAGGCACATACATTGTTTTCCACTGCAGCAG GTTGTTCACCCTATTCATGACCAAACCTTTTACTTGACTCTTGAGCACAAAAGGAAGCTCAAGGATGAATATG GAATTGAACCATGGACTTTTGTCCAAAATCTCGGAGATGCAGTATTCATTCCTGCTGGTTGTCCTCATCAAGTTAGAAatttaaag TCATGTATAAAGGTTGCAGTTGATTTTGTCTCACCTGAAAATGTTGGTGAGTGCGTTCGATTGACTGAAGAATTTCGCACGCTTCCCCAAAATCATAGGGCTAAAGAAGACAAATTGGAG GTGAAGAAAATGGTTATTCATGCAGTGCATAATGCTTTGAAGATTTTGAATCC